The Romeriopsis navalis LEGE 11480 genome segment GGATGCAGGCAGCGGATGGCGGTATTGCTGCGTATCGGTTAATCGAACCGATATTTGCCTGATGGGCCGCAGTTTTAGTGTTAAAAGAAGACGTCGATATTAGAGCGACCCGTGGTTTTCATCCAGTTCTGGGCCTCAATGTAGTTATTGGGCGCAAGCATAATCGCTCTTTTCCAATATTCGGCGGCCTTGTCAAACCAGGTTTCACCGGATTCTTCGTCCCCTTCGTCTTTGGCTTGTTCACCTTTGAAGTGGTAAATTACCGCAATATTGTTTAAGGCCTGGGGCATCCGCGCGTTACAGTCCAAGGCTTCGTGATACAGGTCAAGCGCAACATCATGCTCGCCGTTACTGGCTTTGATTAAGCCGATGTTGTAGAGAATGTAGCTGCGATCGGTTGAATCTTCCTCTAAGCGCAGGGCTTCTTCGTAGTTTTCTAGCGCTTCGGCGTATTCACCATCTGCTTGCGCGGACATCCCATCCCGATAGTAGGCAAAGGCTTCCTTTTCCTTACGGCTTGCCGGAAACACCTTAAGGATGATGTCGGCCATCACCGTAAAACTCTTGTCGATAAAATTATCGTTCTTTTGCGTTCTTGGCATAGTGGTGATCGGTTGAACGACTAGAAAGCGGGTGATAAAACCAGTTGTCTCAAACTTGCGAGCGGAATTGGATCATGCAATCCATTTGCTATATCCCAACGTTGAAGTTGGTCAGATTGGTTAGTTGGCCGTGATGCAAAACCGCTCATGATAGAAATTGGGAGCATACAGCTATGCTCCCAATTCCTTATATCGATCTTAGCAAATTAAGATCTAACCTTCCTTGTCCATAAAAAGCTGAACCTGCTGCAAAGCGGCACGGAAGATATTGAATCCTGCCCAACCTGCTGCGACTGCCAACGGTCCCAAGACAAGCGCAATCCGAAAATCGATATCCATAAAGCCCTTTCTCTCTTAAAGCGAATTCCTATTCATCATTTTTATCCGATTTGGGATCGTTTTAGAAGCAAATTCATGAAATCCCTCGTGTAAAACTTAACAAAGCGTTAACTCGATCGGTTAATTGAAAGTTGTTTACGCCGTGCGCAATGCTAGCAAAATCCTCGACTTGTGCCCTTGCCAGCATGGGCTAAGGCCAGTTGCTCATAGTGTTTGGCATGGGTGATTAAGTCATCGACTTCGGCGGACTCAAGCTGTCGGATCACCTTGCCCGGAATTCCCACAACCAGCGATCGCGGCGGGACATCTTTGGTGACAACTGC includes the following:
- a CDS encoding photosystem I assembly protein Ycf3, producing the protein MPRTQKNDNFIDKSFTVMADIILKVFPASRKEKEAFAYYRDGMSAQADGEYAEALENYEEALRLEEDSTDRSYILYNIGLIKASNGEHDVALDLYHEALDCNARMPQALNNIAVIYHFKGEQAKDEGDEESGETWFDKAAEYWKRAIMLAPNNYIEAQNWMKTTGRSNIDVFF
- a CDS encoding photosystem II protein Y, with the protein product MDIDFRIALVLGPLAVAAGWAGFNIFRAALQQVQLFMDKEG